In one Corallococcus silvisoli genomic region, the following are encoded:
- a CDS encoding glycoside hydrolase family 19 protein — protein sequence MTNTLMFRCLSLLGMVGAVGGCSGPEMGGEPPEATGRVESPAIVSTITEGDYVIRSARTNKCIDVASSSTADGATVQQWDCNGTNAQKFHISPTSGGYFKIINVNSGKGLDIKEVSTAENALVHQWSYVGGNNQQFRFVNRGGTQFSFHPRHTDMAVDLSWGSPDNGTLLVQYPYQDRDNQRWTFDLVSGGGGGGGGSGFAGILTRDTFNAMFPSRNGFYTYDALIAAAAGFPGLATTGDTDTRKREVAAFLANVSHETGGLVYIEEINKADYCDTSWGPPGCGCAPGKRYYGRGPMQLSWNGNYCAAGNALGLPLQANPDLLAQDANAAWRTGFWFWTTQTGAGSMTAHNAIVNGAGFGETIRTINGSLECNGRNPTQVKSRVDAYKNFCALLGVSPGNNLEC from the coding sequence ATGACCAACACGCTGATGTTCCGCTGTCTGTCGTTGCTGGGGATGGTGGGTGCGGTGGGGGGCTGTTCGGGACCGGAGATGGGTGGAGAGCCCCCGGAGGCGACCGGGCGGGTGGAGAGCCCCGCCATCGTGTCGACCATCACGGAGGGGGACTACGTCATCCGCTCCGCGCGGACGAACAAGTGCATCGACGTGGCCTCATCCAGCACGGCGGACGGCGCCACGGTGCAGCAGTGGGACTGCAATGGCACCAATGCCCAGAAGTTCCACATCTCGCCCACGTCGGGCGGGTACTTCAAGATCATCAACGTCAACAGCGGCAAGGGGCTGGACATCAAGGAGGTCAGCACCGCGGAGAACGCCCTCGTCCATCAGTGGAGCTACGTCGGCGGCAACAACCAGCAGTTCCGGTTCGTGAACCGGGGCGGCACGCAGTTCAGCTTCCACCCCCGTCACACGGACATGGCGGTGGACCTGTCGTGGGGCTCCCCGGACAACGGCACGCTGCTGGTCCAGTACCCCTACCAGGACCGGGACAACCAGCGCTGGACGTTCGACCTGGTCTCCGGCGGTGGCGGAGGAGGCGGTGGCTCGGGCTTCGCGGGCATCCTCACCCGCGACACGTTCAACGCCATGTTCCCCAGCCGCAACGGCTTCTATACCTACGACGCGCTGATCGCCGCCGCCGCGGGCTTCCCGGGGCTCGCGACCACGGGGGACACCGACACGCGCAAGCGCGAGGTGGCCGCGTTCCTGGCCAACGTGTCGCATGAGACGGGCGGGCTCGTGTACATCGAGGAGATCAACAAGGCGGACTATTGCGACACGTCGTGGGGTCCGCCGGGCTGCGGCTGCGCGCCGGGCAAGCGGTACTACGGGCGCGGTCCCATGCAGCTGTCGTGGAACGGCAACTACTGCGCGGCGGGCAACGCGCTGGGCCTGCCGCTCCAGGCGAACCCGGACCTGCTCGCGCAGGACGCGAACGCCGCGTGGCGCACGGGGTTCTGGTTCTGGACCACGCAGACGGGCGCCGGCTCCATGACGGCCCACAACGCCATCGTGAACGGCGCGGGCTTCGGTGAGACCATCCGCACCATCAACGGCTCGCTGGAGTGCAACGGCCGCAACCCCACGCAGGTGAAGAGCCGCGTCGACGCGTACAAGAACTTCTGCGCCCTGCTCGGCGTGAGCCCCGGCAACAACCTGGAGTGCTGA
- a CDS encoding VOC family protein — MRIHVTSVMVDEQAKALKFYTEVLGFVMKVDVPVGEYRWLTVVAPDATEGTQLLLEPMGFAPARVYQKALFDAGIPAASFGVEDCQAEYERMLKLGVVFRGKPTAMGPITAVVFEDTCGNLIQMAQV, encoded by the coding sequence ATGCGGATCCACGTGACGAGCGTGATGGTGGATGAGCAGGCCAAGGCCCTGAAGTTCTACACGGAGGTCCTGGGCTTCGTGATGAAGGTGGACGTCCCCGTGGGGGAGTACCGGTGGCTGACCGTCGTCGCGCCGGACGCGACGGAGGGCACCCAGCTCCTCCTGGAGCCCATGGGCTTCGCGCCCGCGCGCGTCTACCAGAAGGCGCTGTTCGACGCGGGCATCCCCGCGGCGTCGTTCGGCGTCGAGGACTGCCAGGCGGAATATGAGCGCATGCTGAAGCTCGGGGTGGTGTTCCGGGGCAAGCCCACGGCCATGGGACCCATCACCGCCGTCGTGTTCGAGGACACCTGCGGCAACCTCATCCAGATGGCGCAGGTCTGA
- a CDS encoding type 1 glutamine amidotransferase domain-containing protein yields MASARRVLVPLPDHDFDVTEVAVPWRMLTDAGHEVVFATERGHMPAADPLLLTGVLFGKLGAAPEPRRFYGDLTRTEGFQKPLAWDAVTPSDFDALLLPGGHAPGMRQYLGSAALQAKVAAFWALQRPVAAICHGVLVLARAKDPATGQSVLHGARTTCLPRYMERSAYLLTAWKLGRYYRTYPAYVEEEVVAALADPGHFQRGPRVLSKRGTATDHAPAFVVEDGRYVSARWPGDAYLFTERFLTRL; encoded by the coding sequence ATGGCCTCCGCCCGCCGCGTCCTCGTCCCGCTGCCCGACCATGACTTCGACGTCACCGAGGTGGCCGTGCCCTGGCGCATGCTCACCGACGCGGGCCACGAGGTGGTGTTCGCCACGGAGCGAGGCCACATGCCCGCCGCGGATCCCCTGCTGCTCACCGGGGTGCTCTTCGGGAAGCTGGGCGCGGCTCCAGAGCCCCGGCGCTTCTATGGCGACCTCACCCGGACGGAGGGCTTCCAGAAGCCCCTCGCCTGGGACGCGGTGACGCCGTCGGACTTCGACGCGCTCCTGCTGCCCGGAGGCCACGCGCCGGGCATGCGGCAGTACCTGGGCAGCGCGGCGCTCCAGGCGAAGGTGGCCGCGTTCTGGGCGCTCCAGCGGCCCGTCGCGGCCATCTGCCACGGCGTGCTGGTGCTCGCGCGGGCCAAGGACCCCGCCACGGGCCAGAGCGTGCTCCATGGCGCGCGCACCACGTGCCTGCCCAGGTACATGGAGCGCTCCGCGTACCTGCTGACGGCCTGGAAGCTGGGGCGCTACTACCGCACCTACCCCGCCTACGTGGAGGAGGAGGTCGTCGCCGCGCTCGCGGACCCGGGCCACTTCCAGCGCGGCCCCCGCGTCCTGTCGAAGCGGGGCACCGCGACGGACCACGCGCCCGCCTTCGTGGTGGAGGACGGCCGCTACGTGTCCGCCCGCTGGCCGGGCGACGCGTACCTCTTCACGGAGCGCTTCCTGACGCGCCTATGA